From the genome of Triticum aestivum cultivar Chinese Spring chromosome 3B, IWGSC CS RefSeq v2.1, whole genome shotgun sequence, one region includes:
- the LOC123066225 gene encoding uncharacterized protein, which translates to MAESESLDAFAGRLGGMAARYAALGSTLEDSALVKKLLDSVPNRLYAAVAGIEQFCDVGAMLFEDALGRLKAFDERLRRRDQAGGEQADGELLYKAAQWRARERRHGGARDDDDGTRSEASGVGGPRKGRCYKCGERGHFKRDRPQWKKAPAPEHALLVDGDVEDGGLLRAAA; encoded by the coding sequence ATGGCGGAGTCCGAGTCTCTCGATGCGTTCGCCGGGAGgctcggcggcatggcggcgcgctACGCGGCGTTGGGCTCAACCCTGGAAGATTCCGCGCTCGTCAAGAAGCTACTTGACTCGGTGCCGAACCGGCTGTACGCGGCGGTGGCCGGCATTGAGCAGTTCTGCGACGTCGGGGCGATGCTGTTCGAGGACGCGTTGGGGCGGCTGAAGGCTTTTGATGAACGGCTGCGGCGACGCGATCAGGCAGGCGGCGAGCAAGCTGACGGCGAGCTGCTGTACAAGGCGGCGCAATGGAGGGCGCGGGAGCGGCGTCACGGTGGAGctcgggacgacgacgacgggACGCGCAGCGAGGCTTCAGGCGTCGGTGGTCCCAGGAAGGGCAGGTGCTACAAGTGCGGGGAGCGGGGTCACTTCAAGCGTGACCGCCCGCAGTGGAAGAAGGCGCCGGCACCGGAGCATGCACTGCTGGTCGACGGCGACGTCGAGGATGGCGGGCTGCTCAGAGCCGCGGCTTAG